Proteins encoded in a region of the Coregonus clupeaformis isolate EN_2021a chromosome 9, ASM2061545v1, whole genome shotgun sequence genome:
- the eral1 gene encoding GTPase Era, mitochondrial, protein MAFRVSISIFRKSLRFPRVANVSAPLENASLFLRTGWAARRPGTNNGHGFPFTPACFITSDAFLSRLAKGKAAETDDTLYHYPASVLPDSAEQLSLLVKDPDQPENSKVLRVAIIGAPNAGKSTLSNQLLGRKVFAVSKKVHTTRSRALGVLTEDDTQIILLDTPGLTTPTKVKRHQLEKSLLEDPWNTVKEAGLVVVMVDVSDKWACNKLDFEVLKCLTQYPDVPAVLVLNKVDLLKSKSRLLEITADLTCGVVNGRKLQVRSVIKPPWAERRTDREARTSGSGDEDKPGGDVAPGEGSEAQSGLSKEQLRALKTQQGWPHFKDVFMLSAVDGEDVETLKTYLVVGAKPGSWQYHSDVLTDQTPEEVCTNTVREKLLEYLPKEVPYTMTQAIDLWHDRENGELDIAVKLYVKKESHMKMVIGQAGQMVARIAREAGDDLSTVFLRQVKLRLSVKVKN, encoded by the exons ATGGCTTTCCGTGTGAGCATCTCGATTTTCCGGAAATCTTTACGTTTTCCGAGAGTTGCTAACGTGTCTGCGCCACTGGAAAATGCGTCACTGTTTCTCAGAACCG GATGGGCTGCCCGTCGTCCAGGGACCAATAATGGACACGGTTTTCCCTTCACTCCTGCCTGTTTTATTACATCGGATGCGTTTTTGAGCAGACTGGCGAAAGGCAAAGCGGCGGAGACAGATGACACTCTTTATCACTATCCAGCCTCAGTTCTGCCCGACAGCG CTGAACAATTATCATTGCTGGTGAAGGATCCAGATCAACCAGAGAACTCAAAGGTTTTAAGAGTGGCCATCATTGGTGCCCCAAATGCTGGGAAGTCCACACTGTCCAACCAACTGCTTGGCAGAAAG GTGTTTGCTGTTTCCAAGAAAGTGCACACCACACGGTCCCGTGCCCTCGGCGTTCTCACAGAAGACGACACACAGATT ATTTTACTGGACACTCCTGGACTCACTACACCTACAAAAGTCAAGAG GCACCAGCTGGAGAAGTCTCTCCTCGAGGATCCTTGGAATACAGTCAAGGAAGCTGGCCTCG TGGTGGTAATGGTGGATGTGTCAGACAAGTGGGCCTGCAACAAGCTAGACTTTGAGGTCCTGAAATGCCTGACCCAATACCCAGATGTCCCAGCAGTCCTAGTTCTCAATAAG GTTGACCTGCTGAAGAGCAAGAGCAGGTTGTTGGAGATCACAGCAGATCTGACATGTGGAGTGGTGAACGGGCGGAAGCTGCAGGTCCGCAGTGTGATCAAGCCCCCCTGGgctgagaggaggacagacaggGAGGCCAGGACATCAGGGTCTGGAGATGAGGACAAGCCGGGTGGTGATGTGGCTCCTGGTGAGGGCAGTGAGGCCCAGTCAGGGCTGAGTAAGGAGCAGCTTAGGGCTCTGAAGACCCAACAGGGCTGGCCTCACTTCAAGGACGTCTTCATGCTCTCTGCTGTGGATGGAGAGGATGTGGAGACACTGAAG ACATACCTAGTAGTGGGGGCAAAGCCTGGGTCTTGGCAATACCACAGTGATGTCCTGACAGATCAGACTCCTGAGGAGGTCTGCACCAACACTGTCAGAGAGAAGCTTCTGGAATATCTGCCCAAAGAAGTCCCTTACACAATGACACAG GCCATTGACTTGTGGCACGACAGGGAGAATGGAGAGCTGGATATAGCAGTAAAACTGTATGTGAAGAAAGAAAGTCACATG AAAATGGTGATTGGCCAGGCTGGTCAGATGGTTGCCAGGATAGCCAGAGAGGCTGGAGATGACCTGAGCACTGTGTTCCTCAGGCAGGTCAAGCTGAGGCTGTCTGTGAAGGTGAAGAACTGA
- the LOC121573535 gene encoding T-box transcription factor TBX6L isoform X1: MQCPVSFHKLKLKLTNTLNSNGLVILHSMHKYQSRLHIVQSPDPHNPLSGDYLRFTFPEATFIAVTAYQNSEITKLKIGNNPFAKGFRDNGLNRKRFREKEGQSSDKLNERQRQMESKPSNDSHKRPTELLMFETSYDPDQWSQMMRLTLPSPALAHWIPMVQQDTGLMTSRLSLLLLTPSSLPS; the protein is encoded by the exons ATGCAGTGCCCAGTCTCCTTCCACAAGCTCAAGCTCAAACTCACCAACACCCTCAACTCCAATGGCCTG GTGATTCTCCACTCCATGCATAAGTACCAGTCCCGCCTGCATATTGTCCAGTCTCCAGACCCCCACAACCCTCTGTCAGGGGACTACCTGCGCTTCACCTTCCCTGAGGCAACCTTCATAGCTGTCACTGCCTACCAGAACTCAGAG ATAACAAAACTCAAGATAGGCAACAACCCCTTTGCAAAAGGCTTTCGTGACAATGGGCTGAACAGAAAAAG GTTCAGAGAAAAGGAAGGTCAGAGCTCTGACAAACTAAATGAAAGACAACGCCAGATGGAATCAAAACCTTCAAATGATAGTCACAAAAGGCCTACAGAATTGTTAATGTTTGAAACATCT TACGATCCAGACCAGTGGAGTCAGATGATGAGGCTGACGTTACCGTCTCCAGCTCTAGCTCATTGGATTCCCATGGTGCAGCAGGATACAGGACTGATGACATCacgtctctctctgctgctcctaACCCCATCATCTCTGCCTTCATGA
- the LOC121573535 gene encoding T-box transcription factor TBX6L isoform X2 — MIAGEVILHSMHKYQSRLHIVQSPDPHNPLSGDYLRFTFPEATFIAVTAYQNSEITKLKIGNNPFAKGFRDNGLNRKRFREKEGQSSDKLNERQRQMESKPSNDSHKRPTELLMFETSYDPDQWSQMMRLTLPSPALAHWIPMVQQDTGLMTSRLSLLLLTPSSLPS; from the exons ATGATTGCTGGAGAG GTGATTCTCCACTCCATGCATAAGTACCAGTCCCGCCTGCATATTGTCCAGTCTCCAGACCCCCACAACCCTCTGTCAGGGGACTACCTGCGCTTCACCTTCCCTGAGGCAACCTTCATAGCTGTCACTGCCTACCAGAACTCAGAG ATAACAAAACTCAAGATAGGCAACAACCCCTTTGCAAAAGGCTTTCGTGACAATGGGCTGAACAGAAAAAG GTTCAGAGAAAAGGAAGGTCAGAGCTCTGACAAACTAAATGAAAGACAACGCCAGATGGAATCAAAACCTTCAAATGATAGTCACAAAAGGCCTACAGAATTGTTAATGTTTGAAACATCT TACGATCCAGACCAGTGGAGTCAGATGATGAGGCTGACGTTACCGTCTCCAGCTCTAGCTCATTGGATTCCCATGGTGCAGCAGGATACAGGACTGATGACATCacgtctctctctgctgctcctaACCCCATCATCTCTGCCTTCATGA